Within Cyanobium sp. AMD-g, the genomic segment CTCACCGAGGCGGCGATCGACCTTGACGAGGTCTTCGCCTACCTCGATCGCAACGCCCTGTTCGCCGGCCAATGGCAGCTGCGCAAGACCCAGCAGCAGAGCCGGCAGGAGTACGACGCGATGCTGGCCGAGAAGGCGGAGCCGGTGCTGCAGGAGTGGCTCAGTCGCTGCCGCGCCGAAGGCCTGCTGACCCCACGGGTGGCCTACGGCTACTTCCCCTGCGCACGCGACGGCAATGGCCTGGTGGTGTTCGACCCCGAGGGGATGGCGGCCGGGGCGCCACCGGCGACCGGCGGGCAGGAACTGGGGCGCTTTGTGCTGCCGCGCCAGCGGAGCGGCAACCGCTACTGCATCGCCGATTTCTACCGCGACGGCGTCACGGCCGCTGACGGCTCCTTGCGGCCCTCGGATGTGCTGCCGATGCAGGCCGTCACCATGGGGGACGGCGCCACCAGCTTCGCCCAGCAGCTGTTCCGGGCCGATCGCTACACCGACTACCTCTACTTCCATGGGTTGGCGGTTCAGATGGCCGAAGCGCTGGCGGAATGGACCCACGCCCGCATCCGTCGGGAGATGGGATTCGCCGCCGAAGAGCCCACGGCCCTTCGGGACGTGCTGGCCCAGCGCTACCGGGGCAGCCGCTACTCCTTCGGTTACCCCGCCTGCCCGAACGTGGCCGATTCCCGCCAGCAGCTCGCCTGGCTGCACACCGATCGCATCGGCCTGACGATGGATGAGAGCGACCAGCTGGAGCCGGAGCAGAGCACCACGGCCCTGGTGGCCCTGCACAGCCAGGCCCGGTACTTCAGCGCCTGAGCCTCACCTGGCCATGGCAGGCTTTGGTGACCCTTTGCCTCCCTTGCCATGGCCATCGCAGGACCCGGCGGTGTCGATGACGCCATTGCGGCCGGTGTCGACCTTGACGGCACGCCGATACCGGCAGCGATGCTCGCCCTCTACGGCGAAGTGATGGAGATGGAGGGCCGCCGGGCCCGCAGCGGGGTGCAGAAGTCGATGCGCAACCGCATCGTGCGCACCGGCGCCAAACACCTGGACCGTCTCACCCTCGACCAACGCCTGCGGGAGGCCGGCTGGGAGGGGCTCAAGGACAAGGAAATCGCCTTCTTCTACGGCTGAGCCCTGGGGGTCTTAGCTGCACAGCTCTTCGAGACTGTCGATCACCTCCTGCTGGAACGTGTCGAGGGCATCGGAATCGCTCAGATCGATGCCCTCACCGGCCGCGTTCTGGGTGAGTTCCTGGAAGTGGAAGGCACCCTCGCCATGGGCCAGAAACTCCATGGCGGAGGGCTCACCGCTTTCCTTGTAGGCGTCGCAGAGGGCCAGGAAGGCCGCATCCTCGGTGAAATCCCAGCTCATGAAGGGGGTCGTGCTGAAAGACCTTTAACGCCTCCCCCCCGGAATTCGTCAACCTCCTGGCCGCTTTTTGTGCCAGTCCTCCGTCAGACTCTGCCCGTACCGCCACCTCCCGGGTCTTGGCCGCTTCCTCCCTGCAGCCCCCATCCGAACCCCGCAACGTCCTGGGTGAACCGTTGCAGGAGTGCGGTTGTGCTCCCCTCACCGGCTGGTTCCGCGACGGCTACTGCCACGACGATCCCGCTGATTTCGGCCGCCACACGGTCTGCTGCGTGGTCAACGACGCCTTCCTCAATTACAGCCGTGCCCAGGGCAACGACCTCTCGACGCCGGTGCCGGCCCATTCCTTTCCCGGCCTCCAGGCTGGAGATCACTGGTGTGTCTGTGCTGCGCGCTGGCTGGAGGCCTATGAGGACGGCATGGCCCCGCCGGTGCGGCTGGAGTGTTCGGCCCTCGCCACCCTGCAGGTGATTCCCCTGGAGGTGCTGCGCGGCCATGCGGCCTAGCTGGCCTCACCAGGGCACCGCCTGACCATCCCAGGCCAGGAAGGCGCCGCTGCTGGCAGCCGTCTGGCCCTCCAGCACGTCGAGCAGGTGGGAGGCGGAGCGTTCCGGGGTGAACAGGGCCGAGGGGGCCTGGGAGCCGCTGAAGGGGGCCGAGAGAGGGGTTGCCACCGTGCCTGGGTGGAGCAGGGTCACGCAGGCCTGGGGCAGGCGGCGCTGCCACTCGATCGCCAGGGTGCGCAACAGCTGATTCTGGGCCGCCTTGGCCGCCCGGTAGGTGTACCAGCCCCCGAGGCGGTTGTCGCCGATGCTTCCCACCCGGGCCGAGAGGCTGGCGAAGTGCACGGGGCCATCCTTGGCCAGGGCCGGCTCGATCGCCTGGGCGAGCAGCAGGGGCCCGAAGGCGTTGACGGCGAAGCTGCGCTCCAGGGCGTGGCGACGCACCTGGGAAAGGCGCTTCTCCGGCTGCAGCGCGCCATCGTGCAGCAGCCCGGCCGTGTTGATCACGACCCGCAACGGGCTCAGGTCGCGGGCGGCCATGGACGAGAAGCGCTCCAGGCTGCCGTCGTCGTTCAGGTCGAGCGCCAGGTCGGCGCCGCGGCGCCCGGCGGTGCGGACCTGCAGCGATGGTGCCCGCCGGGCCAGTTCAGCCGCCAGGGCCAGGCCCAGGCCCCCGGGACCAACGACCAGGGCCTGGCCTTCCCAGGCCTGCCAGCAGGGGGTAGGGGCAGTCGCCATGGCGGGCACGGGGATGGCGCATGATGGCAAGGCCATCAAGGGAACCGACCCTCGCGTAGGTCCATGAGTCTGCGCATCACGGTGCTGGGTCGGGGTGCCTGGGGCGGCACATTGCTTCGGCTCTGGGAGCGCCAGGGCCACCGTCTCAAGAGCTGGTCACGGCGGGATGGCGGAGATCCGGCAACGGTTCTCCACGACTGCGACCTTGTGGTGGTGGCCGTGTCGATGGTGGGTGTGGCCCCCCTGGCCAGGCAACTGCAGGACCACTGGCCGGCGGATCTCCCCCTGCTCAGTTGCAGCAAGGGCATCGATCTCGACACCCTCTGCACCGCCAGCCAGCTGTGGCACCGCCATCTCCCCGATGTGCCGCTGGCGGTGCTGAGCGGCCCGAACCTGGCCGATGAACTGGAGCGGGGGTTGCCGGCGGCCAGCGTGCTGAGCAGCCAGGATCCCGACCTGGCCCGCCGCCTGCAGGAGCAGCTGCGGGCTCCCCATTTCCGCCTGTACACCAACGCCGATCCCATCGGCACCGAGGCCGCCGGGGCCCTCAAGAACGTCATCGCCCTGGCGGCTGGCATCAGCGATGGGCTGGGCCTGGGCGCCAATGCCAAGGCCTCCCTGCTCTGCCGTGGCCTGGCGGAAATCGCCGTGGTGCTGCAGGCTCTCGGGGGCCAGCCCAGCACCCTCTACGGGCTGGCAGGGCTGGGGGATTTGCTGGCCACGGCCAACAGCAGCCTGAGCCGCAACTACCGCTTCGGCACCCTGCTGGCCGAGGGCTGTGACGAGGCCAGCGCCCTGGCCCGGATCGGTGCCACCGTGGAGGGAACCCGAACCGCCCGGGCCACCCTGGCCCTGGCGGAGCGCGAGGGTTTGCAACTGCCGATCTGCGGCCAGGTGGTGCGGCTGCTGGCCGGTCGGGTGGCGGCACGCCAGGCGGTGCAGGAGCTGATGCAACGGGATCTGAAGGCGGAAGCGGCCCCCTGAACGCGGCCCTGGCCACGCCTCTGGCATGGGTGCACTGCCGCGACCGTCCTGCGTCGGGCGGCTGAAGGGCCGTGTTTTCCGGCATGATCCGGCTACTCCCTTGTGGAACCTTGCCGTGCGCCGGCACTTCACGGCCGCCATCGCCGTCCTCCGTGCCACTGGACGGCGGCTGCTTCAGGGTTGCCGGCGCCACCCCATCCTGCTCACGGCTCCCCTTGCCGTCGTGGCGGTGGGCGCAGGCTTTGCCGCCCAGGACCTCCTGCCTGGCACCCGGTCCCGTTCGCAGCCGGATCTGCTCGAAGCCCTCATCGCCCAGCCCCAGGAGGTCTCGCCATCGGCCGCCAGCACGGCGGCATCCCCAGACAAGGACCTCCTGGCCGCGACCTCGCTCCAGGCCCAGCGCACCAGCCTGAGCCATCCCGACCCGTCCCTGGTGGAACCGGAGGCCGGCCCCGAGGTGCCGCTCGAGATCCGCGTCGCCCTGCTGGGGGCCTCCGCCTCTCCCCAGCTTGGGGCCAGTGGCTACTGGCGGCTCGTCGATCGCGATGGACGCACCGTTCAAGATGGCGGCCCGGACACATCCCCCGACCTGGGTGCTGCCATGGCGGGCCGGGCCGAAGTCTGGATGGAGACCGGTTCGGGCCACAGCCTGCTGGTGGATGGCCGGCCCTATGAGGGCCGGCTGAGGGTGCTGCGTGGTTCCGGGGGCCTGCAGCTGGTCAACCACCTCTCTCTGGAGCGTTACATCAGCTCGGTGGTGGGGGCCGAAATGCCCAGCAGCTGGCACATGGAGGCGCTCAAAGCCCAGGCGGTGGCGGCCCGCTCCTACGCCATGGCCCACATGGCCCGGCCGGCCAGCGCCCACTGGCATCTGGGCGACACCACCCGCTGGCAGGCGTACCGGGGTCTGGGCAGCGTCAACCCCCGCACCCGTCAGGCCACCGCCGGCACCTCCGGTGTGATCCTGAGCTACCAGGGGGGCATCGTTGAGAGTCTGTACGCGGCCACGACACGCATCACCCAGGAGGCCCATGGGCACCTGGGCGCCAGCATGAGCCAGCACGGCGCCCAGGATCTGGCCGAGCAGGGCCTGCGCTACAACGAGATTCTGGGGCGCTACTACCAGGGCGCCTCCCTGGCCCGTCTGCAGGCCGGTGCGAGCTGAACGCCATTGGCAACGGGCCAGGCAGGTGTCGGAGCGGGCCCGCCTGGAGGGTGCCCTTGTCCCCCTGGAGACCCGTCTGCTGGCGATTCCCGGCGTGGAGCCCTTCGTTGTTCGCCAGCTCCTCTCCTCGACCCCCCGTCACCTGCGCCAGGGGGGACCGCGGCCCAACCCCTTTCTGCCCTGGGACAGCCCCCTGGAGGTGGACCTGCTGGAGCCTGCCCACGTGCTCCTGCTCAACAAGTACCCGGTCCAGGAGGCCCACCTGCTGGTGATCACCCGCGACTGGCGGCCCCAGGCCGGCTGGATCGAGTCCTCCGACTGGCAGGCCGTCCGCCAGGTGAGCCAGGACACCGGCGGGCTTTGGTTCTTCAACAGCGGCGCCCGTTCCGGAGCCAGCCAGCCCCATCGGCACCTGCAACTGCTGCCGCGCCGTCAGGGTGAGCCCAGCTGTCCCCTGGCCCCGCTGTTTCTGGCCCAGCTGGCGGGGACCGAGGCGTCCTGGAACTGGGACTACCGCCTCAGCCGGCGCACCGATCCCCACGGCGGCTCCGACCTGGAGGCTCTGTACCTCGCCCACGCCGGCGCGCTCCGCCTCGGAGATCCCCGACGCGACAGCGAGCCCCTGCACCCCTACAACCTGCTGTTCGACGACCAGTGGTTTCTGAGCGTGCGCCGGGTGCGGGAGCACGGCGCTGGTTTCAGCGTCAACGCCCTGGGTTTCGCCGGGTTTCTGCTCTGCACCGAGGGTTCCGACAGGGAATGGCTGGCGAGCCACGGTCCCTGGTCGCTGCTGGCCCACGTGGCCGCCCCCCGTCCCTGAGCCGGCGCGTCTGGACGTGATCCATCGGCAAGGGAAACTTCCGTGGTTTCACGGTTGCGTCATTCGGCACACCTGCCCCTCTCTGGAAAGGAGATCACTGCGGCCTTGCCTCGGCCAAGCGTGATTCCTGCTCCACGATCCAGCCCAGGCTCAGCCGTCCAGACCATGACCCCAGCCAACAGCCACAAGAACCAGCCCAGCTCCGCCGGCCGCAACCGCCGCGTCGAGCAGTACCGGGCTGTGGTCCGTCCCCTCGCCCTGCACTACTGCCGCTGCAGCCGGGAATCCTTCGACGATCTGCTGCAGGTGGGCCTGATGGGGTTGATCCGGGCCGCCGAGCTCTACAGCGAAGACCGCCACACCCCATTCGAGGCTTTTGCCAGGCCCCACATTCGGGGGGCGATCCTGCACTACCTGCGTGATGCCGCCCCGCTGGTGCGTCTGCCCAGGCGGCAGGCGGAACTGCAGGAACGCTTCAACCGCCTGCAGCACCACCCCCTGCTCCAGGCGGATCCAGGGCAGGGAATCAAGGTCCTGAGCCAGACCCTGGGGGTCACCCCGTCGGAGTGGCACCGGCTGGAGGTGCAGCGCCTGCTGGCGAGGCCCGCCAACCTGGATGATCCATCGCTGGCCGAGTCGGTGGCGACCCACGCCGCTGTTGATCCCTTGCCGCTGGAGTCATCGGGTCCCACGGTGGCCGCGCTGCTGGCCCTGCTGGAGCCCCGCCAGCGACTGGTGGTGCGTCAGGTGGTGTTGGCGGGCTGGAGCTATCGGCGCCTGGGCCGCCAGATGGACATCAGCCCGATGACGGTGAAACGCTTGCTGCACAAGGGACTTGAACAGCTGCGCCAGCAGCTGGAGGGCGGCGGCCTCAACCCTGGTGGTCGGCCTGATCGCGGTGCATCTGCTGTTCCAGGGTGCTGATGGCAGCGTTCAACGCGGCCAGCTGGCGCTCGATACCATCCCGCCAGAAGCTCATCATGCGCAGCTTGCGTTCCTGATACCGCCGCAGGGCACCCGTTCCGGACTCCGACCCGGAGCAGTACCCGAAGGGAGGAATCATGACAAAATCTGCAGAGTGGGACCGTTCTAGCGAGCCCGCCGTTCCATCCGGGGCTCTCCAGGTGCACGCACCCCCCAGTGACTGGGCCGGTCGCTTCCCGCCTTACCCTCCCCTGGCCACCCACACCATCAAGCCTGTCGCGATTTGAGATCGGTCCTTCCCATTGGTCCCATCAGTGTCTGGTTGACGCTCGGTCTGGGTGTGGCCATCGTGCAGCCCGCCCACGCCTACGTGGCCCTGATGGCCGGCCAGAAGGCCCGCCCCCTGAACGGCACCTTCAACAGCGTGCCGGTGCTGCATTCCAACCAGCCCGAGGAGGTCGAGGGGCCGGGCATCCTGATCAGCACCTCACCTGGGTACGCCTACGCCAGCGAGACGGGTCAGGCCCTCCGCAATGCCGAGTACACCTTCAACGGTGAGTTCGGCATGCATCTCCACCACAAGTATTTCCCGCCCAATCGCCGCTCCATCTCCCGCTCCGACCGACGGGCCGAGCTCACCCTGGCGGCCATTCTGATCAATCCGGGCGTACGGCCTGTGCACATCCGCTTTTCCAAGGGGGCGGTGCGCAACAGCTTCGAAGCTCCCTACCTCGCCAACAACCTGATGGGGGTGAAACCCCTGGGGCCAAGGCCATGGAACACCGGCCCGGGGGATGCCACCGCGGTCCAGATGCTTCGCGGCCGGCTCGACAGCCGGCTGGCTGACGAGATCACCATTCCGGCCCGCAGTCGGATGGTCCTGTTCCAGACCGACCTGCCGGCGCTGGGCATCGCCAATGCGCTGCTGCGGGGCCGCAGTGATGGGCCGTTCCAGATCGCCGTGGTGGCCGCCAAGACCCCGGACTCCGATCGCGATGTGCTCGCCGTGCTGGACGAAGGCCGGCTGGCCCCTGGCCGGGTCTACCTGAGCCGCATCAACGACATCCACAACCGGCGCATCTTCTCCCGGGTCGGTGGTGTGGCCCTCGGCGATGCGTACCAGGCCACCATCAGCCACGACCTGGACACGAAAGGGCCCTTGCATTTGCCCTTCACCAGCACGGACCGGCACCATTTCGGTACGCGTGACGTGCAGGTCAATGCCCTGGCCAGCCGCATGCTCGATTCCTCTCTCGACAACGTCGGCACCTACGGCGTGCGGTTCGATGTCGACATGAACCTCAAGGGGAATGGGCCCTATGAACTGGTGATGAGCCATCCCACCCTGATCGGCGGACAGCCGTTCACGGCGTTTCGCGGTTCGATCCAGATCCAGACCCCCGCCGGCCTGCGGGAGGTGCACGTGGGCCTTCGCTCGGGCCAGAGCCTGTCCCTGGGCCAGATCGATCTGGTCCCTGGTGTGGTCAATCCCGTGCGGGTCAGCCTGGTCTACCCGGCCGATGCCACACCGGGCCACCTCCTGAGTGTGGTGAGTGCCAGTCAGCTGGCCCTCGTCCAGGAGCGGGAGCGGCAGCTGGATCTGGCCCGGGCCGGTGCCACCAGCCGGCCGGCCGCACCACCCGTCGCCCCTCCCGCCCTGACCATCGCCCCCCAACCGGGGCCGATCACACCAAGGCCGATGGGGGGCACCGGCCCCCTGGTGCCACCGCCCCAGATCCTGCGGCCGGCAGCCACTCCGGGTTGGCTCAACCCGCCGCCGCCACCCCCCGCCTCCTCCAACCGCGGCGGCCTGGCGCCCTCCCCGCTGATGTCACCCATGCGCAGCCGATCGGGATCCGCCGGTACGGGGGGCACCCTGGTGGATCGCTATCGCGATGCCGTGGAGGCCCAGCAGCAGTTTCTGCGGGACCAACGGGGACCCTGATCCGAAGCCCCATGCCAGCGAACCCAGCGCCGATGGATGGCTGCCGTGGCTGAACAGTCGAACGAAGCCAGACAGCGGATCAGTCTTGACCTCAACCGCGATCTGGTGGCGCACCTGGATGGTCTGCGCCGGGAGTGGGGTCTCCGCAGTCGCGGCGATGTGCTGGAACGGCTGCTCGACGATCTGTTCGGCACCGACGAGGAGGAGGAGGACGGTGATGGCCTCCTGCCCCAGTCCGGCCAGGTCCTGCTGCACCGGGAGGACCACCAGGACTTCGATGAGCAGGGCGCGCTGGTGCTGGTCGGGCGCGGGGCCATGGACACCCTCCAGGCGGAATTCGAATGGGAAGCTCCAACGGAGCATCCGCCCCGGCCGGCGCCAGGGGGCGGGGGCATCGATCTGCCCGGCTTCGTGCGTCGTCGCTCCGATGTGCTCAAGCGCAGCCTGCGGCCGCCGTCAATGGCGCGTTCCGCCGCGTTGCCCCTCAGCCCCCTGCCACCGCTTGGCGGCGAGCTGGTGCAACAGGCCCTGGAGGAAGCCGGAAACCATTGGCGCACCCTCTACGGCTCCCCGGCCAACGAGGCCGTGCTGGAGGCGGCGATGGTGTGGCTCGCCCAGGACATCTGGCCCCAGTCGGATCAGAGCGATGGCCGCACCTTCACCTGGTCGGCCGCCTGCCAGGTGATGCAGCCCTTCGCGCCTGGCTGGAGTGACGGGCCACCAACCTTCGAGCGGGTCATGGTCACCGCCGGCGTGCTGGAAGACCCCTTCAGCGGACAGACCCTCACCCTGCGAATCCCGACCTTGATCCGTCGCTTTGTGCACCGGTTCCGCCGCCGGCGTCGCGGCACCTCCTTCCAGACCCTGGAGCACACCATGACCCTGCACGGTGCGCTGCGGCTGCTGCAGCTGCCCACGGATCCCGGCCAGCGCCTCACCCTGGCCCAGATCCGGGAGGCCTACCGGGACATGGCCCAGAGCCACCATCCCGACGCCGGAGGATCGCTCGAGGCGATGCGGCGGCTCAATGAGGCCTACCAGCTTCTGAAGGAGCTGTACCGCCAGGGAGCAACCGCGGATCGCTGAGGCCTGAGGCCGCGCCCATGACCTGGCCAAGCCCCCCTATCGACTCTCTCGTCTAAGACCCATTCCTGGTCCCGACGAGAGCCCATAACAAGAGCGCAAAGACTGCGTCGCCCCACCCTGCGTCCCACGCAGTCTCACGCGACCCACCTGAGGCTCTGGTCGGGTCTGATATCGGGACACAGCTGGCTCGCCTGATACAGCGATTTTTCCTCGATCTGAGTTGTTGAAGATGATCTGGCATCCACCAGCGCCTGGTTCGCCAAACCTGTCGGCGAAAGGGGACTGGCCGTTCCGTCCAAGCCCTGTCCATTCATTGGACATGACCTGACATTGCAGTATCCAGCTGATTTCGACAGGTCTGCGTATCTGTCTTTGACACAGATACGCAGGATGGAAACGGGCTGCCTTTCACTCGCATGCCTCGGCAGACGCTTGAAGGGCTCCAGGGGGACGTCCATCCACGGGCGTGGTGGCGCAACGGGCTGCACAGTACCGGTGAAGCCATACCCATCCATCCCGAATGGGACACATATCAGGACCTATGGCAAGACCAGGACGAGACTGGTGCGCAGATGGTGTTGCTCCGGCCGTCGGTGCGCCGCGACGGGGTGCCAACCCCCGCCCGGATGGCAGAGAGCGGCAGTCCGATGTTCCCAGGCAGAGGTCCGCAAGAAGTGTCGCGGATGGACAGACCTGGTCTCGGTTCAGGACCAGATCCTGGTCTAGCCTGAGACTTCATGTACAGCTCCAGTCGCATCACTGGGGAGGCTGAACGGCCATCCCTGTGGAGTCGATCGCAACTTGGGAAGCGGCCATAAAAAATCCCCGTCACGGATGCGACGGGGAGGGCGACTGATTCAGCGCAAAGACGTTGTGCGGCCGTCTCAGGTTGGACCCAGATGCAGTCGAAGCATGAGACTTGCCTGGGACGTCCGATCCGCTCAGGTGGAGGTCTGCAGCCCCTGGATCAGGTAGTCAAAGTACGGGCCGGCCAGGGTGGCTTCCTCGCCGCCCAGCAACACCAGGGACGCCTCCTTGAGGGTGCGCATCGCTTCCACCATCCCGGGCAGGGGCACGCCCAGGCTGTTGTACATCTCCCGGGCACCCACCACGCCGATCTGCTGGATCAGCTCGGTGCTGCCGGCCAGAATTCCATAGGTGACCAGCCGCAGGTACCAGCTGTAGTCCCGCAGGCACTGGGCCCGCTGCTTCTGGCCGAAGGCGTTGCCGCCGGGGGCCACGTAGTCCGGCTTGCGCAGGAACAGTTGCTTGGAGGCCTCGGCGATGATCTTCTTCTCGTTGTCGGTCAGCACCCTGACGACACTCAGCCGGCGGGCTCCCCCACTGAGGAACTCCACCATCGCGCGCAGCTCGCCGCCCGTTGGATAGCGGAGCTGATCATCGGCCTGGAGGATCAGATCGCGAACGACGCTCATAGCAGCGAACACAGTCCGGCGAATCCTATCGAGACCGGAGCCCCAGCCCGGGCTTCGGGCGCAAGGTGTAACGCCCCTTTGCACGACCCCCGATAGGGTCGCAGCAGTGGTGCGGATCGCACATGGCCTCGGTGGGCGAAAAGCTTCAGATGGAGATCACCGATCTCGGCCACGACGGCCAGGGGGTGGGACGGCACGACGGCCAGGTGGTGTTCGTCAGCGGCGCTCTGCCCGGGGACACGGTGGAGGTGCGCCTGCAAGTGGTGGCCCGACGCCACCTGGTGGGCCAACTGCAGCGCGTGCTCACGCCCTCCCCGGACCGCCGGCGTCCCCCCTGCATCCTGGCCGACAACTGCGGTGGCTGCAGCCTGCAGCCCCTCAACGACACCGCCGAGGCTGAATGGAAGCAGCGCAGCCTGGAGCAGACCCTGCAGCGCATCGGTGGCCTCAACGCGCCGGTACGCCCCCTGCTGGCGGCCGACCCCACCCTGGGCTACCGCAACCGCGCCTTGATTCCGCTGGAGCGCAGCGGCGACGGCACCCTGCGGGCCGGCTACTACCGGCGCGGCTCGCATCGGATCGTCAACATGGCCCGGTGTCCGGTGCTTGACCCCCGTATCGACGCCATGATCGCGCCGCTCAAGGCCGATCTGGAAGCCAGCGACTGGCCGATCGATCGCCATGGCGGTGACCCCGAGGCCGAGGACGGCCCCGGCCTGCGCCATCTGGGCCTGCGGGTGGGCGCCGCCACCGGCGAGCTGCTGCTCACCCTGATCAGCAGCCATGACGACCTGCCCGGCCTCGAGGCCCTGGCCGACGCCTGGCGGCAGCGATGGCCGGACCTGGTGGGCGTTTGCCTCAACCTCCAACCCAAGCCGACGAATCGGCTGATGGGGGACGAGACGCGGGTGATCCGCGGCCGGGACTGGCTGAACGAAGTCTTCTCCGGCCTGCGCTTCCGCATCGCCGCCGACACCTTCTTCCAGGTCAACACACGCCAGGCCGAGCGGCTGGTGCCCCATCTGATGGAGGCCCTCGGCCCCGGGCCTGGCGACGCCTCCCTGCTCGACGCCTACTGCGGCATCGGCACCTACAGCCTGCCCCTGGCCGCCGCCGGCTGGCATGTGACCGGCCTGGAGCTGCACCCCCGCGCCGTGGCGATGGCCCGGCTCAATGCCGCCGCCAATGAACTGGAGGGGAGGGCGCAGTTTGAGCAGGCCGATGTGCCCCTGGTGCTGGAGGAGCGACTGCAGGGGATGCAGGCCCTGGTGCTGGATCCGCCCCGCAAGGGCCTGAGCCCGTCCGCCACGGCGGCGATCCTGGCGGCCCCCCCCAGCCGCATCGCCTACGTGAGCTGTGACCCGGCCGCCCTGGCCCGCGACCTGGCCCAGCTGTGTGCTTCCGGTGTCTACCGGCTGAACTGGGTGCAGCCCATCGACTTCTTCCCCAACACCAGCCATGTGGAGGCCCTGGCGGCCCTGGAACGCCGCTAGCGGCGCTGCTCGGCGCCGAACTGGCGCTCGAGCGCTTCACGCACCCGGCCATGGGCCGCCTCCACCTCCTCGTCGGTGAGGGTTCGGGCGCTGTCGCGGTAGCGCAGCCGGAAGGCCTGGCTGCAGCGGCCGGCCTCCAACTGGGAGCCCTCGTAGCGATCAACGAGTTCGGCCTGCTCCAGCAAAGGCTTGCCCGCCTTGCGGATCGCTGCCAGCAGGGCGGCGGCGCTGGTGTCGGTGGGAACGACAAGGGCCAGGTCGCGTTCGGAGGCCGGCACCGTGGCGAAGGGGCGGAAGGCCGGCTGCCAGCGGTTGCGGCGGGTGCCGGCGCTCAGCAACGGCTCCAGCTCCAGCTGGAAGACGTATGTGGCGGCGGGCAGGTCGAGGGCGTCGGCGTCAGCCGGGTGGAGCTGGCCGAACCAACCCGCGGGCTTGCCTTCCACCACCAGCTGGGCGGCGCGCCCCGGGTGCAGCAGAGGCGCGTCGGTCAGGGGACGATCCTCCAGGGGCAGCCGCAGGGGTTCCAGGCCGGCCTGGAGCACGCCGCGGGCCTGGAAGTAGTCGGGGGGCGCGGGCTTGCCGGAGCTGCGCCAGCGTTCGCCGCGCCGTTCCCCGGCGATCACGCCCACCAGCAGGGTGCGCTCAGCATGGCCCTCCTCACCGCTGGCTGCCCCACCCGGGAACACGCGGCCGATTTCGAAGCCCCAGAACCCTGGCAGGGAGGCCTGCAGGTTGCGGCGGGCGGCCTGGAGCAACTCCTGGTGCAGGTTGTCGCGCAGGTGCCCGTAGTCGGCCAGGAGCGGATTGGCCAGCGGAACCCTCCCCGGTGCCGCCGCCACCAGCGACAACGACACAATCTCCTGCAGG encodes:
- a CDS encoding sigma factor SigF, whose protein sequence is MIPPFGYCSGSESGTGALRRYQERKLRMMSFWRDGIERQLAALNAAISTLEQQMHRDQADHQG
- a CDS encoding DUF4922 domain-containing protein — translated: MRAERHWQRARQVSERARLEGALVPLETRLLAIPGVEPFVVRQLLSSTPRHLRQGGPRPNPFLPWDSPLEVDLLEPAHVLLLNKYPVQEAHLLVITRDWRPQAGWIESSDWQAVRQVSQDTGGLWFFNSGARSGASQPHRHLQLLPRRQGEPSCPLAPLFLAQLAGTEASWNWDYRLSRRTDPHGGSDLEALYLAHAGALRLGDPRRDSEPLHPYNLLFDDQWFLSVRRVREHGAGFSVNALGFAGFLLCTEGSDREWLASHGPWSLLAHVAAPRP
- a CDS encoding sigma-70 family RNA polymerase sigma factor, which produces MTPANSHKNQPSSAGRNRRVEQYRAVVRPLALHYCRCSRESFDDLLQVGLMGLIRAAELYSEDRHTPFEAFARPHIRGAILHYLRDAAPLVRLPRRQAELQERFNRLQHHPLLQADPGQGIKVLSQTLGVTPSEWHRLEVQRLLARPANLDDPSLAESVATHAAVDPLPLESSGPTVAALLALLEPRQRLVVRQVVLAGWSYRRLGRQMDISPMTVKRLLHKGLEQLRQQLEGGGLNPGGRPDRGASAVPGC
- a CDS encoding SpoIID/LytB domain-containing protein; this encodes MWNLAVRRHFTAAIAVLRATGRRLLQGCRRHPILLTAPLAVVAVGAGFAAQDLLPGTRSRSQPDLLEALIAQPQEVSPSAASTAASPDKDLLAATSLQAQRTSLSHPDPSLVEPEAGPEVPLEIRVALLGASASPQLGASGYWRLVDRDGRTVQDGGPDTSPDLGAAMAGRAEVWMETGSGHSLLVDGRPYEGRLRVLRGSGGLQLVNHLSLERYISSVVGAEMPSSWHMEALKAQAVAARSYAMAHMARPASAHWHLGDTTRWQAYRGLGSVNPRTRQATAGTSGVILSYQGGIVESLYAATTRITQEAHGHLGASMSQHGAQDLAEQGLRYNEILGRYYQGASLARLQAGAS
- a CDS encoding DUF4090 family protein, with amino-acid sequence MAIAGPGGVDDAIAAGVDLDGTPIPAAMLALYGEVMEMEGRRARSGVQKSMRNRIVRTGAKHLDRLTLDQRLREAGWEGLKDKEIAFFYG
- a CDS encoding SDR family oxidoreductase, with product MATAPTPCWQAWEGQALVVGPGGLGLALAAELARRAPSLQVRTAGRRGADLALDLNDDGSLERFSSMAARDLSPLRVVINTAGLLHDGALQPEKRLSQVRRHALERSFAVNAFGPLLLAQAIEPALAKDGPVHFASLSARVGSIGDNRLGGWYTYRAAKAAQNQLLRTLAIEWQRRLPQACVTLLHPGTVATPLSAPFSGSQAPSALFTPERSASHLLDVLEGQTAASSGAFLAWDGQAVPW
- a CDS encoding DUF2237 family protein: MAASSLQPPSEPRNVLGEPLQECGCAPLTGWFRDGYCHDDPADFGRHTVCCVVNDAFLNYSRAQGNDLSTPVPAHSFPGLQAGDHWCVCAARWLEAYEDGMAPPVRLECSALATLQVIPLEVLRGHAA
- a CDS encoding NAD(P)H-dependent glycerol-3-phosphate dehydrogenase, giving the protein MSLRITVLGRGAWGGTLLRLWERQGHRLKSWSRRDGGDPATVLHDCDLVVVAVSMVGVAPLARQLQDHWPADLPLLSCSKGIDLDTLCTASQLWHRHLPDVPLAVLSGPNLADELERGLPAASVLSSQDPDLARRLQEQLRAPHFRLYTNADPIGTEAAGALKNVIALAAGISDGLGLGANAKASLLCRGLAEIAVVLQALGGQPSTLYGLAGLGDLLATANSSLSRNYRFGTLLAEGCDEASALARIGATVEGTRTARATLALAEREGLQLPICGQVVRLLAGRVAARQAVQELMQRDLKAEAAP
- a CDS encoding DUF3370 family protein, which produces MAGQKARPLNGTFNSVPVLHSNQPEEVEGPGILISTSPGYAYASETGQALRNAEYTFNGEFGMHLHHKYFPPNRRSISRSDRRAELTLAAILINPGVRPVHIRFSKGAVRNSFEAPYLANNLMGVKPLGPRPWNTGPGDATAVQMLRGRLDSRLADEITIPARSRMVLFQTDLPALGIANALLRGRSDGPFQIAVVAAKTPDSDRDVLAVLDEGRLAPGRVYLSRINDIHNRRIFSRVGGVALGDAYQATISHDLDTKGPLHLPFTSTDRHHFGTRDVQVNALASRMLDSSLDNVGTYGVRFDVDMNLKGNGPYELVMSHPTLIGGQPFTAFRGSIQIQTPAGLREVHVGLRSGQSLSLGQIDLVPGVVNPVRVSLVYPADATPGHLLSVVSASQLALVQERERQLDLARAGATSRPAAPPVAPPALTIAPQPGPITPRPMGGTGPLVPPPQILRPAATPGWLNPPPPPPASSNRGGLAPSPLMSPMRSRSGSAGTGGTLVDRYRDAVEAQQQFLRDQRGP